One window of the Mytilus galloprovincialis chromosome 14, xbMytGall1.hap1.1, whole genome shotgun sequence genome contains the following:
- the LOC143059369 gene encoding protein sax-3-like — MDVILNDAFVPASTPTIIVGKHEYSPDYGSKLVIDTQISASPTVLKVYWTRNSSGIISTIEHGLSGTDGITVDNPALTLLYVTDLDNGLYTCIAESYREIGFSKIVNVTVNGGVPYVKVSNTNYSVLYGERAVLKCEISSLPELIFVAWEKESYGVLTVLNHGAVGIKGTSKTDPSLIIPTASFYDSGNYTCIGCNSAGKGKSKPISLRILGDVPSVTIPTNKYDVEYGEEVTLQCFVNSRVTLQNVYWEKSSNGLIKTIYQRDKGTRGVSLSNPSLTVVKVTLADIGEYICIASNAVGSVRSDKIRVTTTGGLPKVNVGAVAYDVIYGDSITLHCSVSSDPEAYLIYWQKEVKGVFSTLSHNAFGTNGMTPNNPSLTIETATLYDSGAYLCLAVNAVGTSSSQWTRLIVTGALPVVTTYLPTYFVEYGKNFTLPCSVLSTPVQTNVYWEKTAHDRDTFIYSGTTGTRGISLSSPSLTIDSVVETDNGNYTCIAINSLGITQSMTSSLIVLGESPEVFVNLENFTVNAGSSALLQCDIKSAMPYHHIYWERNINGTRTILLPGMIGISGVTRDDPYLRIDEVDLSMAGEYTCYAVNKVGTGHSRPVELIVTPTENATDIPDYPDESQSQSLLVILSTTIGGCVAVCIVILVICFRKQLITRPINIRVNDAIMTVINAV, encoded by the exons ATGGATG ttattttaaacGATGCTTTCGTTCCAGCGTCAACTCCCACGATAATAGTCGGTAAACACGAATATAGTCCAGATTATGGATCCAAACTTGTAATTGACACACAAATTTCTGCAAGTCCAACAGTTCTCAAAGTTTACTGGACACGAAACTCAAGTGGAATCATTTCTACAATTGAACATGGTTTGTCTGGCACAGATGGAATAACAGTGGATAATCCTGCGTTGACTCTTTTATATGTTACGGATCTTGATAATGGACTGTATACATGTATTGCGGAAAGTTACAGAGAAATTGGATTCAGCAAGATCGTTAACGTGACAGTAAATGGTG GAGTTCCATATGTTAAAGTATCCAATACAAATTACTCGGTGTTGTATGGAGAACGTGCAGTACTAAAATGCGAAATCTCATCTCTTCCTGAACTGATTTTTGTGGCATGGGAAAAGGAAAGTTATGGCGTTCTAACAGTTTTGAATCATGGAGCAGTAGGAATAAAAGGAACAAGTAAAACTGACCCGTCACTTATAATTCCCACTGCAAGTTTTTATGATTCAGGTAACTATACCTGCATTGGATGTAATAGTGCTGGTAAAGGCAAGAGCAAACCTATTTCCTTGAGAATTCTTGGTG atGTTCCTTCTGTTACTATACCAACAAATAAATATGATGTAGAGTATGGAGAGGAAGTGACACTCCAATGTTTTGTTAATTCACGTGTTacattacaaaatgtatactggGAAAAGTCCTCAAATGgattaataaaaacaatttaccAACGAGACAAAGGCACAAGGGGAGTTTCGTTATCAAACCCTTCTCTGACTGTAGTCAAGGTCACACTTGCTGACATTGGCGAGTATATATGCATTGCTAGTAATGCAGTCGGCTCTGTCAGAAGTGATAAAATAAGAGTGACAACAACAGGAG GCTTGCCTAAAGTGAACGTTGGCGCTGTCGCTTATGATGTTATTTACGGAGACAGTATTACATTACATTGTTCGGTGAGCAGTGATCCTGAAGCATATCTTATTTATTGGCAGAAAGAGGTCAAAGGAGTTTTTTCAACTCTAAGTCACAACGCTTTTGGTACAAATGGAATGACCCCAAATAATCCATCACTGACAATAGAAACTGCAACACTGTATGACTCCGGAGCTTATCTGTGTTTGGCTGTCAATGCAGTTGGAACCAGTTCGAGTCAATGGACTAGATTAATAGTCACTGGAG CCTTACCTGTGGTGACAACTTATTTACCAACTTATTTTGTTGAATATGGGAAGAATTTTACTTTACCTTGTTCAGTTTTATCTACTCCTGTTCAAACTAATGTATACTGGGAGAAAACTGCCCACGACAGAGATACCTTTATTTATAGTGGAACAACGGGAACACGTGGTATCAGTCTAAGCAGTCCCTCATTAACGATTGATTCAGTTGTCGAAACAGACAATGGAAATTATACATGCATAGCCATCAATTCTCTTGGGATCACACAAAGCATGACGTCATCGTTAATTGTTCTTGGTG AGTCTCCAGAAGTGTTTGTAAATTTAGAAAACTTTACGGTAAATGCTGGTTCGTCTGCCCTTCTTCAATGTGATATAAAATCAGCTATGCCTTACCATCACATTTATTGGGAACGAAATATAAATGGAACTAGAACAATTCTTCTCCCTGGAATGATAGGTATAAGTGGTGTGACACGGGATGACCCCTATCTCCGTATTGATGAGGTAGATTTATCAATGGCAGGAGAATATACCTGTTACGCTGTGAACAAAGTGGGAACAGGACACAGCCGTCCAGTTGAATTGATAG TTACACCTACAGAAAACGCCACCGACATCCCTGATTATCCAGACGAGTCTCAATCACAGAGTTTATTAG TAATACTGAGTACTACCATTGGTGGATGTGTTGCAGTATGTATTGTAATATTGGTTATTTGTTTCCGGAAACAACTTATAACCAGAC CAATCAATATCAGGGTGAATGATGCCATCATGACTGTTATAAATGCAGTATAA